The Hydra vulgaris chromosome 11, alternate assembly HydraT2T_AEP genome contains a region encoding:
- the LOC136087302 gene encoding uncharacterized protein LOC136087302 — protein sequence MNCKGRAFIHKDKLQVTTVLSCSSRETDFEVLLAKSTMKKKAEATFEDLRSIFQNTVSEFPAVVSESVSFPQIIPRLQKRKRLNEPSNPKSPKEAAKVLNDKECHRYGDIFLGSVAEQDNVALLFGHMLVINKAKSAKVCFVDGTFSMTPRMEESKWYQLLIFSVEYSAVLEDPIPDEDQINFDPDNPHFWGTSVPAVCALMTSKSEALYKLVFSKIKEVLDFSPATIMSDFER from the exons AAACTTCAGGTTACAACTGTTCTTAGTTGCAGCTCAAGAGAAACAGATTTTGAAGTGCTGCTTGCTAAAAGTACCATGAAGAAAAAAGCAGAAGCAACATTTGAAGACCTGCgctcaatttttcaaaacactgTGAGTGAGTTTCCTGCAGTTGTTTCTGAATCTGTTAGTTTTCCTCAAATTATCCCAAGGCTTCAGAAAAGGAAAAGGCTAAATGAGCCCTCGAACCCAAAATCACCAAAAGAAGCTGCTAAAGTTCTGAATGACAAAGAATGTCATCGCTATGGAGATATATTCTTGGGATCAGTTGCAGAACAGGACAACGTAGCATTGCTGTTTGGGCATATGTTAGTCATTAACAAGGCGAAATCGGCCAAAGTGTGTTTTGTTGATGGAACATTCAG CATGACACCACGCATGGAGGAAAGCAAGTGGTATCAGCTCTTGATATTTTCTGTTGAGTATTCAGCAGTGCTTGAAGATCCAATTCCAGATGAGGATCAGATAAATTTTGATCCTGATAACCCTCACTTTTGGGGCACATCTGTTCCAGCTGTATGTGCTTTAATGACATCCAAATCCGAGGCTCTATATAAGcttgttttttccaaaataaaagaagttttagatTTCTCTCCAGCCACCATTATGTCGGATTTTGAACGATGA